In Pyrenophora tritici-repentis strain M4 chromosome 6, whole genome shotgun sequence, the DNA window AGCCGATCATTGAGGCTAGCAGAACTAAACATCCCAATTGCTCGCGAATGGGAATCCGCATCTTGACCATTCCGCAGGGGACGCTTGTCCCGCTGGGTGTGGTTTCCTCTCCAAGTGGTAGGGGAAGGCGCGCCGCGGCCTAGGAAGGTGCGGAAAAAGCGAGCAGCTGAGGGGCGCAGACGACGTGCGTGGTCGAAGGGCGGTGTTGGCTGTGGGGTTATCGTATCCCATGGATTACAGTATTATGACGACGACGTTTTCCGGTGATATCGTGGGCGATGAATGTCGTTAAAGTCCATGCGATCGGGGCTGGAAGGCGCAACTGGCAGGCGTGGGGGAGGGCTCGAGTGAAAGCACACGGCAGAGGCAGCTAGGCCATAAACAGCAAGACACGGCCGGTACAGCAGGAAAGCAGGTGTTGCAGGCGCGAAAAGAAAGGACGAGCAGATTGCTCTGGCGGCTGAGGTGGCGGACCAAGTGTACGGGAAGACGGGCGAGAACCAAGAGAGCACCGGGTCTGACTACGCCTGTCGCGTCCGCTTCGTGGGAACAGGACAACAGCCGGGGCCTCGCGAGAGATTAGTTTCCGTCCCTTGTGGTTTAGGGTCGCTGGCGTGCAGTTCGCTTGCTGCTTGCATTTACGGGCTGCGCGAGTTCCAGACCTACTGGTCGCCTTCGCCACAACTGGTGGTTCAGGCCAGGACACCTGTTGCTGCAGAGATAGGCCATCTAGACTCTATGTGCTTCAGCCACACGATATGTTGCACAGCTCCGGCACCAACATGTTTTGTTCTTTCAAGGTAGATTGACGCCGTTCCCACACGACGACCCGACATAGTTCGGGTGCGCTTGGCGGGCGGGGATGGCCTTGTCATGCTGAGCAAGCCTGATCCACTGTGCAATGCGCCATCAGCAGATTCGCCATGATCCAGAACACGGCGCGCGACGTCGGCTCGCTTGCGGGCTCGAGCATGACCCCACCCCGGTCGCAAGGCCAGACGTCTTCCAGTCAACAATTTTGACCAGTTttgctggtggtggtggtggtggtggtggtggtggtggtggtggtggtgggtGGCATAAACTCCGAACGGCTACTACTCTCCTGCTAACAGTCGTTCAAACGGCCGGTCCGCGCCGCTGTCGTAGCCAAGCCGCTGTCACGCCTATGCTCACTACTGTTACCGACACCAGCTGCAACACCGTCCATCTTCAATTGCACGCGCCGGTATGCTGGATCATGCCCCGGATCTACTCCCCTCGGCCCTACTACCCGCCCCAGGACAGCGCCATATCGACACTATACCGCCTTGACGTTTCCCTATCCATTTCCGATTGCATGCGAATCCTGTCTTACGTACACGGTGCATCTTTGTCACGTTATGCGCTGACGTAGCCGCACGATTACTGTCAAACACCCGCGGACTCCTGATACAACGATGCGCCATAGTTTATCATTCTCTACAGGCCAGTGGGCTGATTAAAATTATGATAGGGAAACGTGTAATTCGAATACAATGCCACGCACGACATGCTCAGCTGACCGCTATGCCACACGACCCCACCTAGTTGCCCATGGTCGAGTACCCAGCCGTCGAGCCCCGATGCAGCGACCGAAGTCGCGTGTCTCTGCTCAGTGAGCCTGACCGACCCGGCCCGTCCGATCTAGGATTCATATAGTTTCTGCCCATTCTTTTCAAAAAGGTGAGCACTACCATCATGCTGCACGCCAGCTTGTGCATACCATCCTCCTGCAGTGCCAGACCGCGGCGATATATGGTCAACTCTCCAACCGAGGCTCCCCTTGATGCCAGCACCCCTTTCTCGGAAAAGGTAAAGCGGGCAATGACGGTGCCCGAACTTCTCTCGCACAGTACCAAGGCAATGGGTCGCATTTCTAGCATCCAGACATATGTTTCGTCTCCGACCGCAACAGTCCAATCCTCAAAGTTCGGCGACTCCATGTCGTGTCTTGTGCTCCGGCCGTTCGCAGAAGTATAGTCAAAGTACGCACGGGGACGCCAAGGGAACCCCCCGTTATTATTGAAGGATATGGCAGCTATGTTGCGCTGTCGGAAGTCGTGTGATGTGTGTAGCACCTCCAGCTCGGGCTTCTTCGAGAATACGCGGAAGCTGTTTGTCGTGAATCGGTACGAGGAAGCGGCGGGCGCATCGTACGCAGCCAGCATTTGTATCTTACTGTCGTACTGTCGAAGACGATACGTGATGAACGGCCCGTCGAATGCGCCGCCATCGTAAGGAGGCGGAGTAGACATTTCGTCATAGGCGGGGAGATCATCGTCGTGGGCAACGCCCAGGTCCCAAGTATCTACGTGCAATGTGGTCGTCATGTTGAGTTTTGGGCATTGCGCAGGCTGCTAATCAAAGGGCTCTGGCCTATATATCCCCGTGGCGGCCATTTCGACCGTATACATTGTGTGCGTGAGCGGTGTTGGCGTCTGACGGGGACAAGACCGTCCAAGTCTCTTCCACCAACCATAGCGTTAGTCATCCGTAATACACGCGTGTGCCAACATCGCCCATCGCACATCACAATATTGGCATACTTCAGACCTTTGCATCGATGAATACACGCGTGTACCTTTATTATCGACTTTGCGAGTGACTTTACGCGATAGGGTCCTTCTTACCTCTCAGACTGGTGGCTCCTGCTGTCGGAAAGCCGCTAGTCGAACCGCTTCAAATCATGGTGCAGTCCCTTACTCCCTTGATCCCACGCCTGTCTTTTGCTCATACAGTACCCTGCTTGTTGTAAGAAATGACAAGATGCCACGAAGACCAAGAAGCCATACCTACTAAAAAGAGCTAGCCTAGGTAGCATGTCGGCCTATCTTGACCAACCCCGCCTCACAATCATCGGGGCCAACTTGCCGCATGCTTCATCATGGCCAATGCACTCCGCCGCTATCCGATTCATTCATGAGACTGCGCAGCATCACAAAGCACGCCCGTGTCAACCGCAGCACTCAGCTGGCCTGTGACTTCGGCAATTACCGATATGAGGCTTTGTCCTCGCCCACTTGCATACGTTTGCTGGAGCTGCTGCCATATGCACATGGATATCGCCTGCGTTGTGCATTGAAGACGTTTGAACTACAGTATGCGCCTCCTTTCAAGGCTCTGTCTTACACTTGGGGTCCAGCCCAGACAGTCATCGGAAAACCGCGAACACAGAGGGGAAGGAAGGCGCGATCAAACCTGACTGAGGAGGCAGCTACGGCCCGCCGTCATCCTATCATCTGTGATGGACAGCTTATAAATATCACCGACACTCTCCGGGATGCACTGGCAATGCTCGCAAATGCCATCAACTTGCCGCAGATGCCCAAGATTCCAAGCTACTACTGGGTTGACAGCTTGTGCGTTGATCAACAGAACATTGGCGAAAGAAACACTCAAGTCGCCCAAATGGCGGATGTGTTCAGGAGAGCAGAAGGTGTTGTGGTATGGCTGGGTAAAGAGGATGAGTATATAGAGGACGCCATTACTACCATGCAAAGGATATCGACCATTCCTGAAAGTGACTGGCGACTAGTACCTTATACATCCTTCTACAACCCGAAAGATAGCGACTTGATAAGGGCTACAAAACTTACCTATTACAACTGGCTAGGCTTCATAGTTCTTCTCAACCGTCCGTGGTTTAGGAGGGCATGGGTATGTCTGCCTACTCTTGATGTCGAATGAAAACTGACTCACAAAGGTGGTGCAAGAGATTGCGCTTGGCAAATCTGCTATTGTCGTGTGCGGTAGCAAAGTCTTCACTTGGGACATGCTGTCCAAAACCTTGTCGTTTGTAAAAGCTACAAGATGGTATCATCATCTCTCTACAGAGAAGCTGAGACACTTGAGAGAGCTGCGGAAGCATCCAGGCATCTACAAGCAAGTTCTTAAATCACAGCTATCGGTCAATATTAGTTCTCTCTTTCTCAATGAGACTCGGCTTACAATATCTGCATTGGACGAGAAGAATACCGGCCCAGTCCGACAGCCTCCTTTTACGAATCTGCTGAGCAAACATCGTTTCACTGAGTCGACGGACCCTCGAGACAAAGTATACGCTTTTCTCGGCCTGGCCAACAGAAACATGGCTCCTTTCCATATGCTCCCCAAAGCACTTGTACCAAACTACAATCTCAGCGTACAGGAAGTTTTCACAGAAGCAGCGACTGTCTTGATGTTCTCCTACAAAAACCTTTCCTGGCTGTCGCATGTCGAAGACTCCTCGCAAAGAAAGATACCGGGACTTCCCTCCTGGGTGCCCGATCTTAGTGTGCCGCTCGATCCCTACTCTTTGAGTTACCGTGGTCCTGGCCATTGGAGAGCAGCTAGCCACTGTGCCTGGCGCCCGGATATCGCTAGTATGGAGAGGGGCCTGCTCAAAGTTGTGGGCTATCATTTGGATCGTATTGACCAGACATCGATACTTTTAAACGAGTCAGCAGATTCATCGGCGACATGGGCTAGTATAGTAAAGCTTGCGCTTGCACTCAAGCTGCCGTATCCGGATCCAGGAAAAAGCGGGAAAAAGCCATCTCGTGTCGAGGTACTTTGGCGGACGCTAACAACCGACATCTACAACCATACCTATCCCGCTCCCCCAGAAACAGGATCCTTGTTCTTAGAATACATCCTCAACCTGCAGATTCGCCATAGGCTCACCCCATGGTCTAGCGCCGATGAATTCCAACCTCATCACTCGCCGTTGTCGGACCTGGTATACCCGGAATGGCGTAAGCTTCTCGAACTCGAGCCGCCAGACTCTTCTTACTGCCTGGATCTATATATTAAACG includes these proteins:
- a CDS encoding HET domain containing protein translates to MRLRSITKHARVNRSTQLACDFGNYRYEALSSPTCIRLLELLPYAHGYRLRCALKTFELQYAPPFKALSYTWGPAQTVIGKPRTQRGRKARSNLTEEAATARRHPIICDGQLINITDTLRDALAMLANAINLPQMPKIPSYYWVDSLCVDQQNIGERNTQVAQMADVFRRAEGVVVWLGKEDEYIEDAITTMQRISTIPESDWRLVPYTSFYNPKDSDLIRATKLTYYNWLGFIVLLNRPWFRRAWVVQEIALGKSAIVVCGSKVFTWDMLSKTLSFVKATRWYHHLSTEKLRHLRELRKHPGIYKQVLKSQLSVNISSLFLNETRLTISALDEKNTGPVRQPPFTNLLSKHRFTESTDPRDKVYAFLGLANRNMAPFHMLPKALVPNYNLSVQEVFTEAATVLMFSYKNLSWLSHVEDSSQRKIPGLPSWVPDLSVPLDPYSLSYRGPGHWRAASHCAWRPDIASMERGLLKVVGYHLDRIDQTSILLNESADSSATWASIVKLALALKLPYPDPGKSGKKPSRVEVLWRTLTTDIYNHTYPAPPETGSLFLEYILNLQIRHRLTPWSSADEFQPHHSPLSDLVYPEWRKLLELEPPDSSYCLDLYIKRLAVVVESMFNGTYSPIGLAQLQHELDQSTGKQRRLFKTSRGFMGTGARSLRAGDEVWVLHRGSLPFVLRPLPNGRYRLIGESFVYGVMHGEVLQMGLPRENIVIQ